The Toxoplasma gondii ME49 chromosome XII, whole genome shotgun sequence genome includes a region encoding these proteins:
- a CDS encoding hypothetical protein (encoded by transcript TGME49_247290~Predicted trans-membrane domain (TMHMM2.0):336-359:365-388), with product MDAGKESNKKASVFSGRVEGETKEERRRLGARPRVEARSSAPPQDGSQAPRGKSCFLSCFSSVVLPGVASLLSLLRICSFSPFIFSFSPFIFSRDPPAVLTRPSLCRTRCVAAGTMATPLLLRRHIGSLRGFFAFLLLLSRPLSAPVSDAFSPLDPSPRLFSAVAASSPDLEQSWLGSAASSDSLSSFLSSLSSFFYPSFSSSQSPLLSTTATSSPASPPCAFSSCPPQPLSSASDTGDTGANMSVPWSLFASCPRLMSPVNASDFSSLFSSHLPETREPPTPPQASASAASPDHSVVDRITAFFSPRERVSFPLHGVASWSFFSLFALLRNLLALAASTILLLSRATLALSLPLLSLLGSLPHCFVSLFSSLSLGAIVTLAATAGFLTWCCLDLTNMSRVNLYFSGAFMGATLQQCEFARRSYRPPFYVFSTLLQHFVLYLSVLPRARHPAAASDAPENPKASKSAFSLLALLRLLAGVCTALRQLLSPAGRSRVSLFFQSPHLPKDTEASLASSFSSSPPFASSSPFASSPPFSRVSRLLSASPLLRSWVFSSFFRRVSARLAALCMRLHLFVNLPQRPALTAHRQLLQHPGSGAVSSVDWLFLPSFSMAAHARRVARQERRLHAATAPSLRLSSRGRSSRDSAERSFAEDGQSFGARGKAAERVGGRACEAREAAHGPERYEAVSHSSESRAETLYSQPRAQMPSGDKSRLVPLQQAGKEEPASSLHAALGREGLARGGSEGGAERREEKGRNDYRDDPHSPHLFFRGLIFVVGDEFLTGLGGAQTSWRLSTQAKQAGTDSSERESEREREGEREGGPERERGIDRTGERGDERERAGEKGCWSRQTEEASRLRGKSEREEKEKDLFLNAPCSVQTASIVDAAARAGFICCVVRLSSHRAGTAKALQAFLGNQERRRRDAKERRQHRGCYSRNEKSDTRERRNGCVDLGSAATSGGDLSCAAKAFPPSEEERGEADELLLPPLSMCGAGALVEDPVEELRLVISYVHSLCPSLPMAAIGLSLGGNTLLRLLSPLSAPEPPFSPPGALAQQAAAATSASVSTRPSGYLTLGRPQAPVQGVYLQPTLLPPACCSCCDGDAPFPCATTLARVQRAAARRARAPCAQAETERRRRPLDTGDGAGGPHVSTQETRGLRETPPNPKNREGKQKEDEKGCVASARGGLGPGAFGGSKETHAGALLSSFEAPTATRSRSLSAELGCPEAPRCVQGNARDEREDAVKTQRRLAEEVSLDACEPKPGEGEQPESFVSFVAGGGQAELPTAAGEPDDDALQGDHGPCHGGVSLSDDADASGEPTGRPLRGRGVSNAIGGCFRRERWPPLEGDSTTGSGEKAPLREGRSATGASLASEPQPGSGPRPPSPLAETSAQTRDEFFKSRSDKVVESEDRAGRRTKRDERRGVGAAPCMRGTAGLPFPRVLPSSAALVLPAAPVSPARRRLETDGRGGNGREAREDRAKAGAEVRRGASATSLSISATGAAALSYLGGLWSFASSGRTVQRPEQRPDVSSASMSRTSLWSEIGAEEAGGAGREPAEAASSSSALGTVFPPPGSGHRHPGRTASAQAPLSLDVHAGEVRGDSGRGVSVPVASILSAVVCVGPFLEMHRCNERRNASFAGLFDWLSLTGLATDGIVSWLHGLVTFLSSFFERGATEGSPSPATSRKRGEASGEGPDDDVLYADPEALFSFPVSGSSLPPPNITGETKATFASSSQSVGNASTSARGRVQEQEGDTLSRRSVGDAPRTRSLMALPPSLPAHFCCPCALQRWLAAYAEALFFEGAPWGWGPGEVRPARASGPKRGDRGDSGSARQPLLACQSSFEVDCWLAENALRLDRVELLSPYTRAPGCGRTRRRPARSCPRPRAGALRSPTSCAEAEHVGEAEGARRGPRDTAADSESEGEAAEKWWEGREVHRKQGVYWRLSRRYPGGVSEFYEDWSVGGARLDNVPVPTLIFMSMDDPISDFGAVDLFACCRNANVAFAITQTGSHCTHLAGSRPRVWFARAAVEFLTKALTSCTWPLPSARHGSQSEATG from the exons atGGATGCAGGGAAAGAGTCAAATAAGAAAGCAAGCGTTTTCTCGGGCAgagtcgaaggagagacaaaagaggaGCGGAGGCGCCTCGGAGCGCGTCCGCGCGTCGAAGCGAGGTCTTCTGCTCCCCCACAAGACGGGAGCCAAGCCCCAAGAGGAAAATCGTGTTTTCtgtcctgcttctcctctgtagTTCTCCCTGGagtcgcgtctcttctctctctattGCGcatctgttccttctctccgttcatcttttccttctctccgttcatCTTTTCTCGGGATCCGCCAGCTGTTTTAACGCGACCTTCTCTGTGCAGAACTCGCTGTGTTGCTGCTGGAACGATGGCGACGCCTCTGCTTTTGCGGCGCCACATTGGCAGTCTCCGTGggttcttcgcttttctgttgCTCCTTTCGCGTCCCCTCTCTGCCCCAGTTTCCGAtgccttttctccccttgATCCATCGCCCcggctcttctccgctgtcgcAGCGTCTTCTCCCGACCTCGAACAGTCGTGGCTGGGatctgccgcttcttctgactctctttcttcgtttctgtcttcacTGTCGTCCTTTTTCtatccttccttctcttcctctcagtCTCCCCTTCTGTCCACCACTGCGACATCTTCCCCTGCGTCCCCCCCCTGCGCCTTTTCCTCCTGTCCTCCACAGCCTCTCTCGTCAGCCTCGGACACCGGCGATACCGGCGCGAATATGTCTGTGCCTTGGTCGCTCTTCGCTTCATGTCCTCGCTTGATGTCCCCTGTGAATGCCTccgacttctcttctttgttttcgtcGCATTTGCCTGAAACACGCGAGCCCCCGACGCCTCCACAGGCTTcggcctctgctgcttctccagatCACTCGGTTGTCGACCGAATcacagcttttttctcgcctcgtgagcgcgtctcttttccgcTCCACGGTGTCGCCAGCTGGTCCTTTTTCAgtctcttcgcgcttctACGCAACTTGCTTGCCCTCGCAGCTTCCACCATTCTGCTCCTTTCCAGAGCGAcgcttgctctctctcttcctctgctctctctcctcggaTCTCTCCCTcactgcttcgtctctctgttctcctcgctttccctcGGCGCCATCGTGACGCTCGCCGCAACTGCAGGCTTCCTCACTTGGTGTTGCCTGGATCTGACCAACATGTCGAGAGTCAATCTCTACTTTTCCGGAGCCTTCATGGGCGCCACACTGCAGCA gtgcGAGTTTGCTCGGCGCTCCTATCGTCCGCCTTTCTAcgttttctccactctcctACAACATTTCGTTCTCTATCTAAGCGTCTTGCCGCGAGCGCGACACCCGGCGGCTGCGTCCGACGCGCCTGAGAATCCGAAAGCCTCGAAGAgcgccttctctttgcttGCACTGCTGCGGCTTCTTGCCGGTGTCTGCACAGCTCTCCGCCAGCTTCTTTCGCCTGCCGGTCGGTCTCGCGTATCACTGTTCTTTCAGTCTCCACATCTCCCCAAAGACACCGAGGCATCTCTTgcatcttccttctcgtcctctccgccttttgcttcctcttcgccttttgcttcctctccaccgttctcgcgcgtttctcgtttgttgtcggcgtctccgcttcttcgcagctgggtcttttcgtcttttttccggAGGGTCTCTGCGCGCCTGgctgctctctgcatgcgcctgcaTCTGTTTGTCAACCTCCCCCAGCGCCCCGCCTTGACTGCGCACcgacagctgctgcagcatCCCGGCTCTGGTGCAGTGTCTTCAGTCGACTGGCTTTTTCTGCCGAGTTTCTCCATGGCGGCGCATGCCAGAAGGGTGGCTCGCCAGGAGAGGCGGCTGCACGCAGCGACTGCCCCCAGCCTGCGCCTGTCCTCTCGAGGACGCAGCAGCCGCGACAGCGCGGAGCGTTCGTTTGCAGAAGACGGGCAGAGTTTCGGCGCGAGAGgcaaagcagcagagagggtCGGAGGCCGCGCATGTGAAGCGCGAGAGGCGGCGCATGGCCCGGAGAGATACGAGGCGGTCTCCCACAGTTCGGAGAGCCGCGCAGAGACGCTGTACTCGCAGCCGCGCGCGCAGATGCCGTCTGGAGACAAATCGAGGCTGGTTCCGCTGCAACAAGCAGGGAAGGAGGAGCCTGCctcgtcgctgcatgcagcgcttgGACGAGAAGGCCTGGCGCGCGGGGGCAGTGAGGGTGGGGCCGAgcgacgcgaagaaaaggggagaaacgacTACAGAGACGATCCGCACAGTCCGCATCTGTTCTTCCGAGGCCTCATCTTTGTTGTGGGAGACGAGTTCCTGACAGGCCTCGGGGGCGCGCAGACAAGCTGGCGTCTTTCGACGCAGGCGAAGCAAGCCGGAACAGACTCGAGTgaaagagagagtgaaagagagagagaaggagagagagaaggaggaccCGAACGAGAGAGGGGCATAGATCGGACAGgtgagcgaggagacgagcgCGAAAGAGCCGGAGAGAAGGGATGCTGGAGCAGACAGACGGAGGAggcttctcgtctccgaggaaaaagtgagagagaggagaaggagaaggaccTGTTTCTTAACGCGCCTTGCTCTGTACAGACGGCCTCGATCGTCGACGCAGCGGCGCGCGCGGGATTCATCTGCTGTGTCGTTCGCCTCAGCTCGCATCGCGCGGGCACTGCGAAGGCCCTCCAGGCCTTTCTGGGCAAccaggaaaggcgaagaagagacgcaaaggaaaggagacagcaccGCGGATGCTACAGCCGAAACGAGAAGAGTGACACccgcgagcgaagaaacggTTGTGTCGACCTTGGAAGCGCGGCGACCAGCGGCGGCGACTTGAGTTGCGCAGCCAAGGCGTTTCCGccaagcgaagaagaacgaggagaagccgACGAGCTGCTTTTACCTCCTTTGTCAATGTGTGGCGCGGGCGCGTTAGTCGAGGATCCAGTTGAAGAGTTGCGG CTCGTCATCTCTTACGTCCATTCCCTCTGTCCTTCGTTGCCGATGGCGGCCATCGGACTGTCTCTCGGCGGCAACACTCTGTtgcgcctcctgtctccgttgtctgcGCCGGAGCCTCCGTTTTCGCCTCCCGGCGCCCTCGCTCAGCAGGCCGCTGCCGCGACTTCAGCATCTGTCTCCACGCGCCCCAGCGGGTATCTGACACTCGGACGACCGCAGGCTCCAGTCCAGGGAGTGTATCTCCAGCCAACGCTCCTCCCACCCGCCTGCTGTTCCTGCTGCGACGGCGACGCGCCTTTCCCTTGCGCGACGACGCTCGCGCGCGTGCAGCGGGCGGCGGCGAGGCGCGCCAGGGCCCCGTGCGCTCAGGCGGAGACGGAGCGGAGGCGTAGGCCTCTGGACACAGGCGACGGAGCCGGAGGACCGCATGTCTCGACGCAGGAGACTCGCGGCCTCAGGGAGACTCCACCGAACCCAAAGAACCGGGAAGGCAagcaaaaagaagacgaaaaaggatgTGTGGCGTCGGCGAGGGGCGGCCTTGGTCCAGGCGCGTTTGGGGGCTCCaaggagacgcatgcaggtgcTTTGTTATCCAGCTTCGAAGCGCCGACCGCGACTCGGTCCCGGTCTTTATCTGCGGAGTTAGGGTGTCCTGAGGCGCCTCGGTGCGTGCAAGGGAATGCACGTGATGAGCGCGAAGATGCcgtgaagacgcagagacgcttgGCGGAAGAGGTCTCTTTGGACGCTTGCGAGCCGAAGccgggagagggagaacagccggagtccttcgtctcctttgtcgCGGGAGGCGGTCAGGCGGAACTTCCAACCGCTGCGGGAGAACCAGATGATGATGCGCTGCAGGGCGATCACGGGCCATGTCACGGTGGTGTGTCTCTAagcgacgacgcagacgcctctGGGGAACCTACAGGCCGGCCGCTCCGAGGGCGAGGAGTCTCGAATGCGATCGGAGGTTGTTTTCGTCGGGAAAGATGGCCTCCTCTCGAAGGGGATTCAACCACAGGTTCAGGCGAAAAAGCTCCCttgagagaaggacgaagtgCGACTGGTGCGTCTTTGGCCTCAGAGCCGCAGCCAGGCTCCGGACCTCGCCCTCCGTCACCACTCGCCGAAACATCTGCCCAAACGCGAGATGAGTTCTTCAAGAGCAGAAGCGACAAGGTCGTGGAGTCGGAGGATCGCGCTGGGAGGCGAACCAAGCGAGACGAGCGACGCGGTGTCGGCGCAGCACCGTGTATGCGAGGGACGGCGGGGCTCCCGTTTCCGCGGGTCTTGCCGTCGAGCGCTGCGCTCGTCTTGCCGgcggcgcctgtctctccggccCGGCGGAGACTCGAGACCGACGGGAGAGGcggaaacgggagagaagcgagggaggacAGGGCGAAAGCTGGAGCCGAAGTCCGCCGTGGTGCTTCCGCgacctctctgtctatatcGGCGACGGGCGCTGCGGCGCTCAGCTATCTGGGGGGTTTGTGgagcttcgcctcctccggcCGGACTGTGCAGAGGCCCGAGCAGCGACCGGAtgtctcctcggcctcgATGTCCAGGACGTCCCTCTGGTCGGAGATAGGAGCCGAAGAGGCTGGCGGCGCCGGTCGCGAGCCTGCGGAGGCCGCTTCGTCCAGTTCCGCCTTGGGGACTGTCTTCCCGCCTCCGGGCTCCGGACACAGACACCCTGGGCGGACCGCCTCCGCGCAGgccccgctgtctctggatgtgcatgcaggcgaggTTCGCGGCGACTCGGGGCGAGGTGTCTCAGTCCCCGTCGCCTCGATCCTCAGTGCCGTCGTCTGTGTGGGGCCTTTCCTCGAAATGCACAGATGCAACGAGCGACGGAATGCTTCTTTCGCGGGGCTCTTCGACTGGCTATCGCTGACCGGTCTCGCGACGGACGGCATCGTCTCCTGGCTGCACGGCCTTGTAACGTTTCTGTCCAGCTTCTTCGAACGGGGTGCCACGGAGGGATCCCCAAGCCCGGCGACTTCGAGGAAGCGCGGAGAAGCGAGTGGCGAAGGTCCCGACGATGACGTTCTCTACGCGGATCCAGAggctttgttttctttccccGTATCtgggtcttctctccctcctccaaATATCACTGGCGAGACCAAGGCAACGTTTGCGAGTTCCTCCCAGAGCGTCGGCAACGCGTCTACTTCTGCCCGTGGGCGGGTAcaggaacaagaaggagacacgctCTCCCGTCGCTCGGTCGGAGATGCCCCCCGAACGCGCAGTCTCATGGCCCTTCCACCATCTCTCCCCGCGCACTTCTGCTGTCCCTGCGCCCTCCAGCGGTGGCTCGCCGCCTACGCCGaggcgctcttcttcgagggCGCCCCCTGGGGCTGGGGCCCTGGTGAGGTGCGCCCCGCGCGAGCGTCGGGCCCCAagcgtggagacagaggagacagcgggagCGCGCGCCAGCCGCTCTTGGCGTGCCAGAGTAGCTTCGAGGTCGATTGCTGGCTGGCGGAAAATGCGCTGCGTCTCGACAGAGTCGAGCTGCTTTCACCCTACACGCGGGCCCCCGGCTGCGGCCGGACGAGGCGGCGGCCGGCGCGCTCGTGCCCCCGACCCCGCGCCGGCGCGCTCCGGAGCCCAACTAGCTGTGCGGAGGCGGAGCACGTGGGGGAGGCAGAGGGAGCGCGGCGCGGGCCGCGAGACACGGCGGCGGACTCGGAGAGCGAGGGCGAAGCAGCTGAGAAATGGTGGGAAGGCCGCGAAG